The Lolium rigidum isolate FL_2022 unplaced genomic scaffold, APGP_CSIRO_Lrig_0.1 contig_32528_1, whole genome shotgun sequence genome includes a region encoding these proteins:
- the LOC124680991 gene encoding zinc finger protein ZAT8-like, which produces MVSSMNHYRDHAPLSLSLSLGAVAERKKKLRRAAASGEFVCKTCTRSFPTFQALGGHRTSHLRGRHGLALALAGDHYSLKPKKTTCSDDQNPAAVHQCHVCGLTFQMGQALGGHMRRHREEAGPVAQAPPILLQLFV; this is translated from the coding sequence ATGGTGTCCTCGATGAATCACTACAGAGATCACGCCCCCttgtccctctccctctccctcggcGCCGTGGCCGAGCGCAAGAAGAAGCTCAGGCGCGCCGCGGCGTCGGGCGAGTTCGTGTGCAAGACGTGCACTCGCTCCTTCCCGACGTTCCAAGCGCTCGGCGGCCACCGGACCAGCCACCTCCGCGGCCGCCACGGGCTCGCTCTAGCCCTCGCCGGAGACCACTACTCCCTCAAGCCCAAGAAGACCACTTGTTCAGACGATCAGAATCCGGCGGCAGTACACCAATGCCACGTCTGCGGCCTCACCTTCCAGATGGGGCAGGCGCTCGGGGGACACATGCGCAGGCACCGCGAGGAGGCCGGCCCCGTGGCGCAGGCGCCGCCCATTCTGCTACAGCTCTTCGTCTAG
- the LOC124680983 gene encoding zinc finger protein 382-like isoform X1 produces MGLELKRAREEQPVSLALSLTTDSTSSTTSADSSGATPMTARKRPRRGRMIATSGEGDFVCKTCGRAFATFQALGGHRTSHLRGRHGLELGVGVARAIREKKQSEEKQQHECHVCGLGFEMGQALGGHMRRHREEMALSGGGDGRWLIAQPDQKVVRHAADRPPVLLELFV; encoded by the coding sequence ATGGGGTTGGAGCTGaagcgcgcgagggaggagcagcCGGTGTCGTTGGCACTGTCCCTTACCACGGACTCGACATCTTCCACGACGTCGGCGGATTCGTCCGGCGCGACGCCCATGACGGCCAGGAAGAGGCCGCGGAGGGGGAGGATGATCGCAACTTCAGGCGAGGGAGATTTCGTGTGCAAGACCTGCGGCCGCGCGTTCGCGACCTTCCAGGCGCTCGGCGGGCACCGGACTAGCCACCTCCGCGGCCGCCACGGGCTCGAGCTCGGGGTCGGCGTTGCCAGGGCCATCCGGGAGAAGAAGCAGAGCGAGGAGAAGCAGCAGCACGAGTGCCACGTATGCGGGCTCGGCTTCGAGATGGGCCAGGCGCTGGGCGGCCACATGAGGCGGCACCGCGAGGAAATGGCGCTctccggtggcggcgacggtcgctGGCTCATCGCGCAGCCGGATCAGAAGGTGGTGCGGCACGCTGCCGACAGACCGCCAGTCTTGCTCGAGCTGTTCGTGTAG
- the LOC124680993 gene encoding zinc finger protein ZAT8-like, translating to MVSSMNHYRDQAPLSLSLSLGAVAERKKKLRRAAAGGGGESAAGEFACKTCGRSFPTFQALGGHRTSHLRGRHGLALALAGDHYSVKPKKTTSTDDQKPAAVHQCHVCGLTFEMGQALGGHMRRHREEAGVVAQAPPVLLQLFV from the coding sequence ATGGTTTCGTCGATGAACCACTACAGAGATCAGGCGCCCCTGTCCCTGTCACTCTCCCTCGGCGCCGTGGCCGAGcgcaagaagaagctccggcgcgcagcggccggaggaggcggagagAGTGCTGCCGGGGAGTTCGCGTGCAAGACGTGCGGCCGCTCCTTCCCGACGTTCCAGGCGCTCGGCGGGCACCGGACCAGCCACCTCCGCGGCCGCCACGGGCTCGCGCTCGCCCTCGCCGGAGACCACTACTCCGTCAAGCCCAAGAAGACCACGTCCACGGACGACCAGAAGCCGGCGGCGGTACACCAGTGCCATGTCTGCGGCCTCACCTTCGAGATGGGGCAGGCGCTCGGGGGACACATGCGCAGGCACCGCGAGGAGGCCGGCGTCGTGGCGCAGGCGCCGCCCGTTCTGCTACAGCTCTTCGTCTAG